Below is a genomic region from Armatimonadota bacterium.
TCTTCAGGCGGAGTCTATAACAACTACGCCATCGTCCAAGGCGCTGACCAAATCGTCCCCGTCGATGTCTACGTACCCGGTTGTCCGCCATCGCCCGATGCCTTGATCTACGGAATCATGAAGCTTCAAGAAAAAATCAAACGCGGTCGAGCCACCACAATGTCCGACCTAAGGCTCATCGAAGTCAACTCAAGAGACATCCAAGAAATCGAAGACAAGGTGACTGCGTAATGGCCATCCTCGACAAAATCGTCAAACCCATGATCGCCGGACTCGGCATCACCTCCAAGCGACTCGGACACAGCCGCCCAACGGTCATGTACCCCGAAGACAAGCGCGAGCAGTTCCCAAGAACCCGCTGGCGACACGTTCTCACTCGCCACGACGACGGCCTCGAAAAGTGTATTGGCTGCTCCCTCTGCGCCGGAGCCTGCCCCGCTCGCTGCATCTACGTTGATGCTGGCGAGAACACCGAAGAAAACCGCCTCTCCCCTGGCGAGCGCCACGCCGTCCGCTACGAAATCAACATGCTCCGCTGCATATTCTGCGGCTACTGCCAAGACGCCTGCCCAACGGGGGCGATTGTATTGCGGAAGGATTTTGAGTTGGCGAACTATGATCGCGAAGATTTCATCTTCACGAAGGAAATGCTGCTAGAGCCAGCTCTCTCCGAGCGTTCAAAGCTCATCTAAGTAAGGGAGTAGTTGTGCTTTCTCTCTCGCCGTTACTGGGCGTAGCCGACGGAGAATAGACGTCAGCTTACTTTGCATAGTACTGACAGCAGTCCCGAGTCGACGGTATCAGGAAGTCACTGATGGTAATCAGAAACGACGGATTCTGAACAACATAGGATTTGATTGAGTTCCAGGTTCGCTTGGTCTCACCTTTGTAGGTCCAAGGTGAAGCCTGCTCATGAGTTCCATGCGCGTAGAACCACAGGTTCTGGAAGACAAGGCTAGCGCTGCTCGATTTGCGAGTATCCGCAATAACGAAGGAATAGTATAATTCCAGCGCAATGTACGATAAGACATCGGTCTGTATCTGAGATATTTGTGGATTCCCTTTTGCACAGTAGGCCCGCACAACATCATTAAAACTGGGTTTCTTGTGTGATTTCAGAACGGAGTAAATGCTATCGAATCGCGTGGACTGTAGTTTATTGAGCCTTATCTGCCAAACAACTCCGCTTCCTCTAGAAGGCGTTTTGTCTAAGCTCTCATCCAGAACTGTCCTGCTTTGATAAATGAGCTCGGTAACCAAGGCAGTGCTCAGAGTCTGCTCTGCCTGAAGATCAAGCAACGACGATTTTGGCGAAGAATGATCAACCATACAGTGACCGATGAAGGCGGCGGCGAACATGTTTACTGACCCAGCATAGCATTGAAGAGCATAATGGTTAGCAAATAACGGCCCTGTTCTAGCCCAAGTTGGTACATAGCCATCACTTCACCCGATCAATCGCGATCCCTTGAGCCTTGGCGATCAGACTCAAGAACACCCGCCCTTCATGGCAAGCCTCGAACCCAATCCGTCTGCCGTTACCGTAACTCAGGAATAGAGTTTTTCCCCCTTCACCGTCAGGCGAGTCCCCAAGACCATCAATGTCGCTCAGCGAGACGACCTTCTCGATCCCGTTCCTGCGGAGCAAGAGCCGACCCTCCGCAAACTCCATCTCGTTCCAGTATTCAAGCTTAGCGAGGGCATACCAAGCAATCGCAAAGCAGGCCGCTGCCATACCCATTCCGCCGATACAGACCAGAAACTGTCTTTCCAACCCAGCCCCGATGGAAATCGCCAAGACAAGCACCCCGACTACGACGAACGACCAACCCGCTCCGCGCTCATATCCCTGCTCAGGCCGAAAGACCATTCGACTCAATTGTACAGTAGCCAGCTTGTGAGTAAACAGCTAACCTTAAAGCCGAACCTTCGCTAAAAACTATGAACCTGAGGCAGCCTTGTGGACTCGAAGGTAACCTCAAAGGGCTCGATGACGCCCGGCAGTAACTCCGCGAATCGTACGATTCTCATTGTAATCTTCTCCTGCCTCGCCTTTTGTTGTGTAGGTGGCGGGCTCTTAGCCCTCTTCGGCTATCGATCGGGCACGGCAGCCGCGAAAGAAGATGGCAAGTTCATCGAAACCGCGTTCCGTGCACTCAGCGATGATGGTTATGTCTTCAAAGATTCGCAGAGGTTTTTTGCGCCTGTCGGAAGCGAGATCAAGCAAAAGCAGAACCAAATCGCCCTCGACGCAATCCGCGAGAAGCTCGGCAAGTTCGTCTCTATCGGGGACGTGAAGGGGTTCTACATGAAGACCGGAACCGGTGGGTCCAGCCACCGTGTGACCTACGAGATCAAGTTCGAGAAAGGTGACGGAACCCTCCAAGCCGTCATCACGAATCCGGGGACTCCCGAGCAAAAAATCTACTCCTGGTACATCGGTAGCTCGGTGTTTGAGAACAAGGCAACGCCGACCAAGTAGGCAGGTAGTTGATGGCATAGGCTTGGTAAGTCTCGGTGACACTTTCAAGCGACCATCCATCCTGTCTCAACGAAAGCGATTGATCCTGAAAATTTTTGGTGAGTACTGTCTGACAAGATCAGACGAAAACCCGTTGCGATCAGCCTAGAAAAGTCGCGACTAACTGGAGCAGACAGGCCAACGAGAAAAGGGCACCTCCGGTGGTTAGTAGCCCTCTCCTGAACGTTTCATCATCGCTCAAGTGCTTCACAAGGGCCGGAATCCAAACCGATTTCAATTGCTTGTAAAAGAGAACTTTCGGAATCAAGACAACCGAACTAAACAGCAATGCTAATCCGAGTCGATGGAACCAGTGGATCCCTTCTCGAAACGCCATAGACCAAGCGATGCCGATCACACCTAAGGTGACCAACGTAAAGATAGAGGTTGAGAAGAAGGCGGTTAGCCGATGTCCCAGCACCCTCATGCGATTCGCTCCTAGGATTTCAGGAGCGAGAAGCCAAAACGAAATGAACTGGAGAAATATCCCCGCTCGATCCAACCAAAGGTTCACCGAGAGACACCGCGATCTAGTTCAGAAACAGAAACAAACCGATACCCCTGCTTCTTTGCGTACTGGATGATCTGAGGCAACATCTGTAACGTCTGATCCACACCATCGTGAAGCAAAATAACTCCGCCATTGCTGAGTTTCGAAAGGGTTCGTTGCTCGATAACATTCCCCCCTGGACTCGCGTAATCTCCCGGATCATCTGTCCACAACACGGTTTTGAGCTTCTCGGCGGAAGCCGCAGCTATGACGTCGGCATCGTAGTCGCCCCCCGGGGGCCGACAGTACTTCATCCGCTTGTTAGTGATCTTCTCGACCAGTTCATTATTCGCCCGATACTCCGTCACAATCTCTTCATAAGGAATCTTCGTCAGGGTGACGTGACTAAAAGTGTGGTTAGCAACCTCCATTCCCGCGTCGTCAAGCGCCTTGACGAGTTCGGGATGCTTTTCTACCATCTTCCCGATAACAAAGAACGTCGCTACAACGTTCTCCGCTTTCAAAATCTCAAGGAGTTTCAGGGTGAATTCCGGATGCGGACCATCATCAAATGTTAACGCGAGCACTTTCTCGCGAGGGTTCCCTCTCGAGAGCTTTGCCAGTGTTAGTCCACGTCTCTTCTCCCGCACATCCTGCGCCTCAAGTTCTTCCGGAGAGCGATAAACCTCCTGCTGTGCCCGAATCCAATAAGGGTCTTGCCGCTCGGGAACGGCGGTGTTGACCGAAGGAGTCCTCTGGAGAGACTGATTACGCGAGTCGGTCCCTGTCGCCTTTCCTGCTCCGTCATTTCCGCTAAATCCACACCCAAGGCTCAGGAGAAAGATGAAAAGCAAACCGGAAAGCTTGGTCAGAATTCGCACGACTAAGTCTACACAGAGAACGACGGCTAGCTACGTGCGTTGGCAGGGTAAGCAAGAGGAAACCCGGGTGTGACAGACAAGCGACCATCTCCACCGCACTCCCATCCTTTAAATTCGCCCTCTCAGCGAACCGCCACTAACCTTTTCCGAACGTGATCTTCAAGCAAGGCATCAACCGAACCGTCTCCCCGAACGGCTTATCTCCTGCCTTCGGTCGTGAGCCGAGGAATCCGATTCCATCTACTGTCACCACATCACTGTGCTCAGACGTTTCGGTTTTTGGGTGGTAGCGTCGCTCTAGAGTGGTGCGAGCATCTCGCATCTTTTTCAGGAAAGGGCTTCCTTTGCACTCTGCAATCTCCGCGATTTCAATAACGGCTTGGGCACCGGTTTTTCCCGCCACCACAAAGCTAATGTCCCCCTCGTTATCAAGTCGAATGCTCTTGAGCGTTCCCGTGATGCGATAAACCGACGTCTCGAACGGAGCAAATCGGATGTCGTGATACTTCACAAAGTCCATAGCGGCGCACGACTTATCCCTGAGGGCAATCAGATCTTCAACCGTGATCTCGACTGGTGTAAGGTTCACCTTCTTAATGCTCGCATCAGTGCCGTACTCAACCAACTTGCGGGCAGGAGTTGTGGCTTGCTGCGGGTAGTGAACCGCCGAGCCCATAGAAATGATCGCGAGCCCAAGCATCCATGACCCAACTCGCCTCATGGCCACACGAAGCTGGCGCACACATTGGGCTGACCGGGGGCAGTGCTTGGAGACGTCACCGTCGGCGGATTCAAGCCGATGAACGGAAAACTGAAAATGAGTTGGCAACCGGTCAAGTCTTTGCTTGCTCGAACCGCAGAACCTGTTTTTGACTTAGCATGGCCATCAAAGAACACCGCATTCATCTGCAGCGAGTGGCGATCCGCCGCCTTAAATGTACGCTTGGAGTCGTGTGAGTCGACCGAAAAGTCTCCGTTGTATGGCTCAATCCAAGAGTCGCTGACCAAACCGTTAAAGTCTCGCCCCCACTTCTCGGTGACCACTGGCGTATCGACAACGTTCTCGATACTTGTTGCTACAAGGCTCTCAGCCGGAAAAATCGCGATGAACGAGCGAAGGATGCTGTTCGCGCCATTGACGTCTCGACTTGGGCTCGGGTCGCTGTCGGAGGGACAGCGAAAGATGTCCGTGTTTTTCAGATAGGGGACAAGCAGGTTCCACCAACGATTGGCATTCACTGTCGCTATCAATCCCGAACGCGAATTTGCCGAGCCTGATCGATAGAACATTCGATCGTCGTTGTCGCCCAAATACAGCTGAACTCCGAGACCAATTTGCTTCATATTCGAAAGGCAAGAGGTCTTTTTGGCCGCTTCCTTAGCCTGGGCAAACACAGGGAACAAAATCGCCGCCAAAATTGCAATAACTGCAATCACAACCAGGAGCTCGATAAGAGTAAATGCACGCTTCATAACGATGGCTACACGCTATCAGACCGATGTTAAGATGCGACTAAGGTGCAAATTTCATCCTTTCAACCTAGTAACTCAGGTCCACCTGGTTGATAAATCCCTCTTTTCTCGACCTAACAGTTGATGACTACAGGGAACCACAACCGCCAAGGAAGCCGTGCACCAACTTTCTCCCAACTCGGTACAAACAGGTTCATCACTGTTCACCAACTTCACCGAACTTTGGGCCGCGTCAACACCCTGTTGGACCATTATTCACCGACTTCCCCGACTGCCCCATACAGCCCATCAAAAAGCGATAAGAGCCTAGTCCTTGAATCTAAGTTGCCCAATAATCTCTACACACGCGCACTAAACCATCTGCGCCGCAAACTTCCCTCTCAGAGTCACCATCGGCAAACCCGCACCCGGCTGAACCGAGCCGCCTCACCACTCGCGATAAGGGCGACCGTCCGACCCAACCTTCGTCGAAGGATAACTGTAGTAGCTTGAATTGTAAGACTGCCTCGACTCGTGTGTCCAGGCCACCGCAGAATTGTTGGTCTGCCCGACGGTATAGGTGTTGTTTCGAGAAAAGTCGTTAAAAGGAACTGCCTGCAAGTAGGGTCCTCTCCAAGTTGATGCGTCCAAATTGACCGTTGGCCAAGTTGTATTCATAGCTTGGCGCCGCCATCCAGTAGCCGGGGCGGTCGATTGTGCCAAAGCCGAAACTGGAAAGGTCAAGCCCGTATCCGCCTCAGCCCGGTCACCAGCTTCGCGAATCAGCTTCAAATTTGCTCGTAATGCCGCCTCCCGCGATCGCAGCGCGGAGTCGCTGAACCTGGGGATTGCAATCGCGGCCAACACGGCGATCAGAACGATCACCACCAGGAGTTCGACCAGCGTGAACGCTTTCAGTGCCAATCGTACCCCCATCTTTGAGTTATCGGTTAGACGTATTCGAACCCTTACGGAACTCGTTCTTTGTTAATAATTGTTTCTGAATGAATCCATAAATTCGCCCCTCTCGGGAGTTCTCAGCTAACGACAATCGAGCACCAAGCGGCGTAAACATAAGGGTGCCAAACCCGTTCGACTCGCTTACTCCTTCGCACGGCCCTGCCTGGAAGAACCGCATCACCCTTGCTCCGATGACAAATCACCAGAGCAACCCCGATGGGACCCTGACGGATGACGAGCAGAACTGGCTCGTGATGCGCGCAAAAGGAGGATTCGCATTGACGATGACTTGCGCGTCGCACGTTCAGGCCCAAGGACAGGGGTTTCCTGGGCAGTTGGGGTGTTGGTCAGATGAGCATATTCCGGGGCTCACTCGGCTAGCGTCAGCTATTCGCGAGGCGGGATCGGTTTCGAGCATTCAGTTGCACCACGCGGGGTTTCGGTCGCCGAAGGATTTGATAAAGGGTCAACCGGTTGGGCCTTCACAAGATGAGAAGACGGGTTCTCGTGCACTGACGACAACCGAAGTTGAGCAGTTGCGAAATGAGTTCATTCGCGCCGCCCAAAGGGCTGATGAAGCGGGGTTTGACGGCGTTGAGATTCATGGGGCGCACAGCTACATCATCTGTTCTTTTCTGAGCGTGGGCGAGAATCAGCGAGAGGACCAGTACGGTGGCAACGCCGATAATCGCGCACGCCTGCTTATGGAGATTCTGGCTGGGATTCGGGCCAGCTGTCGGGATGACTTTCAAGTTGGAATCCGGCTTTCGCCTGACAAGTACGGGATCGAGCCGCAGGACATCATCGACCTAGCGGGCAAGCTGTTGGTGGATGACCGGGTGGACTATCTGGACATCTCAATGTGGGACTACCGGCGGGA
It encodes:
- the nuoI gene encoding NADH-quinone oxidoreductase subunit NuoI, giving the protein MAILDKIVKPMIAGLGITSKRLGHSRPTVMYPEDKREQFPRTRWRHVLTRHDDGLEKCIGCSLCAGACPARCIYVDAGENTEENRLSPGERHAVRYEINMLRCIFCGYCQDACPTGAIVLRKDFELANYDREDFIFTKEMLLEPALSERSKLI
- a CDS encoding prepilin-type N-terminal cleavage/methylation domain-containing protein is translated as MKRAFTLIELLVVIAVIAILAAILFPVFAQAKEAAKKTSCLSNMKQIGLGVQLYLGDNDDRMFYRSGSANSRSGLIATVNANRWWNLLVPYLKNTDIFRCPSDSDPSPSRDVNGANSILRSFIAIFPAESLVATSIENVVDTPVVTEKWGRDFNGLVSDSWIEPYNGDFSVDSHDSKRTFKAADRHSLQMNAVFFDGHAKSKTGSAVRASKDLTGCQLIFSFPFIGLNPPTVTSPSTAPGQPNVCASFVWP
- a CDS encoding polysaccharide deacetylase family protein, with amino-acid sequence MRILTKLSGLLFIFLLSLGCGFSGNDGAGKATGTDSRNQSLQRTPSVNTAVPERQDPYWIRAQQEVYRSPEELEAQDVREKRRGLTLAKLSRGNPREKVLALTFDDGPHPEFTLKLLEILKAENVVATFFVIGKMVEKHPELVKALDDAGMEVANHTFSHVTLTKIPYEEIVTEYRANNELVEKITNKRMKYCRPPGGDYDADVIAAASAEKLKTVLWTDDPGDYASPGGNVIEQRTLSKLSNGGVILLHDGVDQTLQMLPQIIQYAKKQGYRFVSVSELDRGVSR
- a CDS encoding prepilin-type N-terminal cleavage/methylation domain-containing protein; this translates as MGVRLALKAFTLVELLVVIVLIAVLAAIAIPRFSDSALRSREAALRANLKLIREAGDRAEADTGLTFPVSALAQSTAPATGWRRQAMNTTWPTVNLDASTWRGPYLQAVPFNDFSRNNTYTVGQTNNSAVAWTHESRQSYNSSYYSYPSTKVGSDGRPYREW
- a CDS encoding NADH:flavin oxidoreductase — its product is MPNPFDSLTPSHGPAWKNRITLAPMTNHQSNPDGTLTDDEQNWLVMRAKGGFALTMTCASHVQAQGQGFPGQLGCWSDEHIPGLTRLASAIREAGSVSSIQLHHAGFRSPKDLIKGQPVGPSQDEKTGSRALTTTEVEQLRNEFIRAAQRADEAGFDGVEIHGAHSYIICSFLSVGENQREDQYGGNADNRARLLMEILAGIRASCRDDFQVGIRLSPDKYGIEPQDIIDLAGKLLVDDRVDYLDISMWDYRREYEGENFFSKFSSLPRGKTLLGVAGKIYSREDVNIALGLGADFVAIGKAGILHHNFPTLIEEEPAFQMTSPPVTEDYLRSEGLGEAFVQYMKRWEGFVA